Proteins from one Brevibacillus humidisoli genomic window:
- a CDS encoding cytochrome ubiquinol oxidase subunit I, whose amino-acid sequence MDEILLARSMFGMTMAFHIIFATLGVGLPLMILIAELLFWRTKDKDYELMAKRWTKGQAILLGVAIPSGTIAGVQLSLLWPGFMEVVGKVIALPFQIEIFAFFLEALFLSLYVYAADRLTPWMRIVSVFLVLVGATASAVLITNVHAFEGTPAGFRLVDGEIVDVDPWAAFFNPSFFVTAGHVTVSAFMTGAFVIASVAAWKMIRAKAPGREYLFHQKALLMGLIIGGTFSLLTALNGHESAQYLHHYQPEKLAAAEGLFETQPYAPLVIGGLTDPETQEVKYGIEIPWMLSFLAGNRFDEVVVGLNDFPREYWPPLFVHTLFNAMVGIGSLLILVGFVGFAWKKLLKKDRYPRWAMWLFVASGPLAMLGIEFGWIFACTGRQPWVIYRMMLTSEAATRSEGLGVLFGLFLAVYLLLAIVTILVFLSYFRRHPLPFAKPASQVSNNDAPKG is encoded by the coding sequence TTGGATGAAATCCTGTTGGCCCGGTCCATGTTTGGGATGACGATGGCCTTTCATATCATTTTTGCTACCCTTGGAGTGGGGCTTCCCCTGATGATCCTGATCGCTGAACTCCTCTTTTGGCGTACCAAAGACAAAGACTACGAGCTGATGGCCAAACGTTGGACAAAGGGACAGGCGATCTTGTTGGGAGTGGCGATTCCCTCCGGTACGATTGCCGGTGTCCAACTATCGCTGCTTTGGCCAGGTTTTATGGAAGTGGTGGGCAAAGTAATCGCCCTGCCGTTTCAGATCGAGATTTTTGCCTTCTTTCTGGAAGCGCTGTTTCTCTCCCTCTACGTCTACGCAGCGGACAGGCTCACCCCGTGGATGCGCATCGTCAGTGTCTTCCTGGTCTTGGTGGGCGCCACTGCGTCGGCTGTGCTGATTACCAATGTACACGCCTTTGAGGGGACGCCTGCCGGCTTTCGTCTGGTTGATGGAGAGATTGTCGATGTAGACCCCTGGGCCGCTTTTTTCAATCCCAGCTTCTTCGTTACGGCCGGTCACGTCACCGTCTCCGCGTTTATGACCGGTGCGTTTGTGATCGCCTCTGTCGCCGCCTGGAAGATGATCAGAGCGAAAGCGCCCGGTCGCGAGTATCTGTTTCATCAAAAAGCGCTCCTGATGGGGCTGATCATCGGCGGCACCTTTTCCCTGCTCACTGCGCTCAACGGCCACGAATCGGCCCAGTATCTGCATCACTACCAACCGGAAAAACTGGCTGCCGCCGAGGGGCTGTTTGAGACACAGCCGTACGCGCCGCTGGTGATCGGCGGGCTCACCGACCCCGAGACACAAGAGGTGAAGTACGGTATCGAGATTCCCTGGATGCTTAGTTTTCTCGCCGGCAACCGCTTTGACGAGGTGGTTGTCGGGTTGAATGACTTTCCCCGGGAATACTGGCCGCCGCTGTTTGTCCATACGCTGTTTAACGCGATGGTAGGCATCGGCAGTCTGTTGATCCTGGTCGGCTTTGTCGGCTTTGCCTGGAAAAAGCTGCTGAAAAAAGACCGCTATCCACGCTGGGCGATGTGGCTGTTCGTGGCGAGCGGTCCCCTTGCCATGCTGGGGATTGAGTTTGGCTGGATCTTTGCTTGTACCGGGCGGCAGCCATGGGTGATCTACCGGATGATGTTGACATCGGAGGCGGCCACTCGTTCGGAGGGACTTGGCGTTTTGTTTGGGCTTTTCCTCGCTGTCTATCTCTTGCTGGCCATCGTGACGATCCTGGTCTTCCTCAGCTACTTCCGCCGCCATCCCCTGCCATT
- a CDS encoding FecCD family ABC transporter permease, which translates to MSKYLSLRSHKPPFSFLIHKKTLLVTLTLLVVLVLAALLCVGIGSLFIPPWEVVKTLFGAGEEAHRLVVMDLRLPRITMAILVGASLAVAGAILQSVVRNPLASPDMLGITHGATAAAVAFITVSGGKYSVNWLPLVALFGAFFTAAINYLTAWRKGVSPLRLVLIGVSLSVAMSALTSFIMVAGPTYLASQALSWMSGTVYGSAWGHVLALLPWVIVLIPLSFAFSSKLNVQELGDSVATGLGDPVEKHRLLLIAISVCLAGSAVGMAGGITFIGLMAPHIARKLVGPTLDGLLPVSALIGSLLLLLADLIGRTLFLPNDVPAGVFTAAIGAPFFIYLLYRSRKG; encoded by the coding sequence ATGAGTAAGTATCTTTCCCTGCGTTCGCATAAACCGCCGTTTTCTTTCCTAATCCACAAAAAAACGCTGCTGGTCACCCTGACCCTGCTGGTTGTGCTCGTACTGGCGGCCCTGCTCTGCGTCGGCATAGGCAGCTTGTTCATCCCCCCTTGGGAAGTAGTCAAGACGTTGTTCGGCGCTGGGGAAGAGGCCCATCGGCTGGTTGTCATGGACCTGCGGCTGCCCCGGATTACGATGGCGATTCTGGTAGGCGCCTCTCTGGCAGTGGCTGGAGCGATCCTGCAAAGCGTGGTTCGCAATCCGCTTGCTTCCCCCGACATGCTAGGCATTACCCACGGAGCGACAGCAGCAGCCGTGGCCTTTATCACCGTATCCGGAGGGAAGTACAGCGTCAACTGGCTCCCGTTGGTCGCCTTGTTCGGCGCCTTCTTTACCGCTGCGATCAACTACCTGACCGCGTGGAGAAAAGGGGTCTCCCCCCTCCGACTGGTGCTGATCGGCGTCTCTCTCTCCGTCGCCATGTCAGCCCTTACTTCTTTTATTATGGTGGCTGGTCCAACCTACCTGGCTTCCCAAGCGCTAAGCTGGATGTCGGGTACCGTCTACGGATCGGCGTGGGGACATGTCCTAGCGCTGCTGCCGTGGGTGATTGTCTTGATCCCGCTTTCCTTTGCCTTCTCCTCCAAACTGAATGTGCAGGAATTGGGCGATTCGGTCGCTACCGGACTTGGTGATCCTGTTGAAAAACATCGGCTGCTGTTGATTGCCATAAGCGTTTGCCTGGCCGGTTCGGCGGTAGGAATGGCCGGAGGCATCACGTTTATCGGACTGATGGCACCCCATATTGCCAGAAAGCTGGTGGGTCCGACGCTTGACGGTCTGTTGCCGGTATCCGCCCTGATTGGCAGCTTGCTGCTGCTGTTGGCCGACTTGATTGGTAGAACCTTGTTTCTGCCCAACGATGTTCCAGCCGGTGTTTTTACCGCTGCGATCGGGGCACCGTTTTTTATCTACCTGCTGTACAGAAGCAGGAAGGGATAG